A stretch of the Poseidonibacter parvus genome encodes the following:
- a CDS encoding SHOCT domain-containing protein: MQTLTQEGQNLVNNLSNKYNLSADAIIHMIGAVNTGGGTMAQFNSPELGGSGQWMQGGMTMVGDMFNNGLKNTVDNLCSEISNALLSVQVFPVIEAGTPGSNQWWPKELGVPFSSGSQNNTRYAVFPNRLAVEVNSEVTVYDTLDNNIGGVSQQQGGDNSLTFSSQYGTISVSSLPIISGGNIPSMQNNDFSQTPQTNFIEPSAVIEEAPIPNSTKNESSNEIIEMIEQLGRLHQAGILSDNEFNTKKNELLSRL, from the coding sequence TTGCAAACACTTACACAAGAAGGTCAAAACCTAGTAAATAATCTATCAAATAAATACAACTTAAGTGCAGATGCCATCATTCATATGATTGGAGCTGTAAATACTGGGGGAGGAACAATGGCACAGTTTAATTCTCCAGAACTAGGTGGTTCAGGTCAATGGATGCAAGGTGGGATGACTATGGTAGGTGACATGTTTAATAATGGCCTTAAAAATACTGTCGATAATTTGTGTTCTGAAATCTCAAATGCATTATTAAGTGTGCAAGTTTTTCCTGTTATTGAAGCAGGAACACCAGGAAGTAATCAATGGTGGCCAAAGGAATTAGGAGTTCCTTTTTCAAGCGGTTCACAAAATAATACAAGATATGCAGTTTTCCCAAATAGACTTGCTGTTGAAGTAAACTCTGAAGTAACTGTATATGATACACTAGATAATAATATAGGTGGAGTTTCACAACAACAAGGAGGAGATAACTCTCTTACTTTTTCTAGTCAATATGGAACAATTAGTGTTTCTTCTCTTCCAATAATCTCAGGAGGAAATATTCCATCTATGCAAAACAATGATTTTTCGCAAACACCTCAAACAAACTTTATAGAACCTTCTGCTGTTATTGAAGAAGCACCTATACCTAATTCTACTAAAAATGAATCATCTAATGAAATTATAGAAATGATTGAACAACTTGGTCGTTTACATCAAGCAGGTATTCTTTCTGATAATGAATTTAATACAAAGAAAAATGAATTACTAAGTAGGCTTTAA
- a CDS encoding DUF445 domain-containing protein yields the protein MNKSDITNILTILIMAYGYSNGYDIIFTVGLFALSGAITNTLAIHMLFEKVPYLYGSGVIEKNFGKFKNSIHNLLMNQFFTKENLSRFFQDEMNSAKNTIDFEKILNKTDFTPAYNSLKESVMESSFGGMLGMFGGEAALEPLKEPFTNKLQSSIVDITKSKAFQDVLEEALKSDSLSDDIYEKLSSIVNKRLDELTPSMVKVMVQNIIKEHLGWLVVWGAVFGGLIGFVSTFL from the coding sequence ATGAATAAATCAGATATCACTAATATACTTACAATTTTAATAATGGCTTATGGTTACTCAAATGGCTATGATATAATTTTTACTGTTGGGCTATTTGCTCTAAGTGGAGCAATTACAAATACTCTTGCGATTCACATGCTTTTTGAAAAAGTCCCTTATCTTTATGGAAGTGGAGTAATTGAAAAGAATTTTGGAAAGTTTAAAAATTCAATCCATAATTTATTAATGAATCAATTTTTTACAAAAGAGAATTTATCAAGATTTTTTCAAGATGAGATGAATAGTGCAAAAAATACAATAGATTTTGAAAAGATATTAAATAAAACAGATTTTACACCTGCTTATAATTCTTTAAAAGAATCAGTAATGGAATCATCTTTTGGAGGAATGTTAGGAATGTTTGGTGGAGAGGCTGCACTTGAACCTTTAAAAGAGCCTTTTACAAATAAACTTCAATCTTCAATTGTAGATATCACAAAATCAAAAGCTTTCCAAGATGTACTAGAAGAAGCTTTAAAATCAGATAGTTTATCAGATGATATATATGAAAAATTAAGTTCAATTGTAAATAAAAGATTAGATGAATTAACACCTTCAATGGTAAAAGTTATGGTTCAAAATATTATAAAAGAACATTTAGGTTGGTTAGTTGTTTGGGGTGCAGTATTTGGTGGACTAATTGGATTTGTTTCTACTTTTCTTTAA
- a CDS encoding circularly permuted type 2 ATP-grasp protein, with amino-acid sequence MLEKPTEINTKFWEIFSKQDRQKIEEFKVYMDKFAVNFNLYKDGNFVEQSLPFDVIPRIISKQEFSKIEKGLVQRVTALNLFLEDLYTDAKIVKDGIVPKEFIENAEGYLKEFVGFSPSKKIRAHINGIDLVKDSKDDEWVILEDNLRVPSGSSYPLSVRNTYRKIYPEFFENFKIEPIQSYPKFITDAMNYVNTGGINVLLTPGRFNSAYYEHSYLAEKIGAQLVRAHELVVIDKKVYFKNYNGQKILVGSIYRRLDDDFIDPKFFNPESLIGVPGLVEAYLSGNVALMNAIGNGVADDKGIYYFVPKMIKYYLNEEPILKNAPTYLPYFKDDMDYVMKNMEKLVIKDVAEAGGYGVLFGHSMSALQIEDLKVTIKANPRRFIAQELIQFYDEKCYLNNELKDRKADFRAYVVAGEDVKVWNCGLTRYALEEGNFLVNSSQGGGFKDTWVMEL; translated from the coding sequence ATGTTAGAAAAACCAACGGAAATTAATACAAAATTTTGGGAAATATTTTCAAAACAAGATAGACAAAAGATAGAAGAGTTTAAAGTTTATATGGATAAGTTTGCAGTCAATTTTAATCTTTATAAAGATGGAAATTTTGTAGAACAATCTTTACCTTTTGATGTAATACCACGTATTATTTCTAAACAAGAATTTAGTAAGATTGAAAAAGGATTAGTTCAAAGAGTAACAGCTCTAAACCTTTTTTTAGAAGATTTGTATACAGATGCTAAAATTGTGAAAGATGGTATTGTTCCTAAAGAATTTATTGAAAATGCAGAAGGTTACTTAAAAGAGTTTGTTGGTTTTTCACCATCAAAAAAAATAAGAGCACATATAAATGGTATTGATCTTGTAAAAGATTCTAAAGATGATGAATGGGTTATTTTAGAAGATAACTTAAGAGTACCAAGTGGTTCAAGTTATCCATTATCAGTACGTAATACTTATAGAAAAATATATCCAGAGTTTTTTGAAAACTTTAAAATAGAACCAATTCAATCTTATCCAAAATTTATTACTGATGCGATGAATTATGTAAACACTGGAGGAATTAATGTTTTATTAACTCCTGGACGATTCAACTCTGCTTATTATGAGCATAGTTATCTTGCTGAAAAAATTGGTGCACAACTTGTACGTGCTCATGAATTAGTAGTAATAGATAAAAAAGTATATTTTAAAAATTATAATGGACAAAAAATACTTGTAGGTTCAATATATAGAAGACTTGATGATGATTTTATTGATCCGAAGTTTTTCAATCCTGAAAGTCTTATTGGAGTTCCAGGTCTTGTAGAAGCATATTTAAGTGGTAATGTTGCTTTAATGAATGCAATTGGAAATGGTGTTGCTGATGATAAAGGGATTTATTACTTTGTACCTAAGATGATTAAATATTATCTTAATGAAGAACCTATTTTAAAAAATGCTCCAACTTATCTTCCTTATTTTAAAGATGATATGGATTATGTAATGAAAAATATGGAAAAACTAGTAATAAAAGATGTTGCAGAGGCTGGTGGTTATGGTGTTTTATTCGGACATTCTATGAGTGCATTACAAATTGAAGATCTTAAAGTTACTATTAAAGCAAATCCACGAAGATTTATAGCACAAGAACTTATTCAATTCTATGATGAAAAGTGTTATTTAAATAATGAATTAAAAGATAGAAAAGCAGATTTTAGGGCATATGTTGTTGCAGGAGAAGATGTAAAAGTTTGGAATTGTGGACTTACACGATATGCATTAGAAGAAGGAAACTTCCTTGTAAATTCTTCACAAGGTGGCGGATTTAAAGATACTTGGGTAATGGAGTTATAA
- a CDS encoding circularly permuted type 2 ATP-grasp protein: MSIFDTYVSESLFDEMHDDKDNIRDCWKEVVSDIENAGLHTLEDKQSEIDWHLQDNGVTYNIYDDHDGPKNRSWSLDPIPFVIEEEEWKIVKKGLQQRAKLFNLIIKDLYSEQKLIKNNIVPAEVIYGYKGFTTEVFDFGSKEDFNLYFYAADIARGPNGKMWVVSDKTQAPSGLGYAIENRLTMNVVAQDLYPSIETKKLASFIQEFKDLLKKLTKGDISSAALLTPGPYNETYFEHAYLSNFLELNMVQGQDLLVKNNTVWLKSLSGLKKINTLLRRVDDRYSDPLELRNDSRLGVAGLVEALREDNLNMINPIGSAVAENIGLNPFMKKICQYFLKEDLILPQIATWWCGQKKELDFVLEHFDKLIIKKIDIPNNIKVYFGRKLSKDEKKNLINLLIQNPHQYVAQEEIEFSTVPYYTEGKIEPRNAVIRTFCLKKDEDYSVMNGGLVRISENKENLLTSSKRKGGISKDLWILGKDDIPLSQINSLTHTPYIETSIDEISTLKAENLFWLGRYLSRSISTSRLILHIIKKITNFYRNEVLTSNESQIILQNALTHMTMTYPGFINADNEKVQNINPIKEITSVIKDMYRAGSLASTVMMLANTNVNIKDLLTLESWKLFEEMQKSWNKFINKKNDSSMSMASELDKFLIYMMAYKELVKESIFKEQGLILYDIGYKIEDSLHLISKARSILCLKLDKSIGYDVLEGILTSLGSFNAYRAHYKSSLTLENVVDFLILNPQFPKSLTYMTENLLKEFKELPKAKKDFTSYEKAMLKAQELLKSMNLQTLMEIKEEEGIYVQLDKKLSSLSDLFLECSNEFSNTYFSHNDE, translated from the coding sequence ATGAGCATATTTGATACTTATGTTTCTGAGTCATTATTTGATGAAATGCATGATGACAAGGATAACATAAGGGATTGTTGGAAAGAAGTTGTATCTGATATTGAAAATGCTGGATTACATACTTTAGAAGATAAACAAAGTGAAATTGATTGGCATCTTCAAGATAATGGTGTAACATATAATATCTATGATGACCATGATGGACCTAAGAACCGTTCTTGGAGCTTAGATCCAATTCCTTTTGTTATTGAAGAAGAAGAATGGAAAATAGTTAAAAAAGGTCTTCAACAAAGAGCAAAGCTTTTTAATTTAATTATTAAAGACCTATATTCAGAACAAAAACTTATAAAAAACAACATTGTACCTGCAGAAGTTATCTATGGGTACAAAGGTTTTACAACTGAAGTTTTTGATTTTGGAAGTAAAGAAGATTTTAATCTTTACTTTTATGCTGCTGATATTGCAAGAGGTCCAAATGGTAAAATGTGGGTTGTTAGTGATAAAACACAAGCACCATCTGGATTAGGCTATGCTATTGAAAATAGATTAACAATGAATGTTGTTGCTCAAGATTTATATCCTAGTATTGAAACAAAAAAATTAGCATCATTTATACAAGAGTTTAAAGACTTATTAAAAAAACTAACAAAAGGTGATATTTCATCTGCTGCGTTGTTAACTCCTGGACCTTACAATGAAACATATTTTGAACATGCATACCTTAGTAATTTTTTAGAATTAAATATGGTTCAAGGCCAAGATTTACTTGTAAAAAATAACACAGTATGGCTAAAAAGTTTAAGTGGCCTTAAAAAAATCAATACACTTTTAAGAAGAGTTGATGATAGATACTCAGATCCACTTGAGTTAAGAAATGATTCTAGACTTGGTGTTGCTGGACTTGTAGAAGCATTAAGAGAAGATAATCTTAATATGATAAATCCAATAGGAAGTGCAGTTGCTGAAAATATTGGACTTAATCCTTTTATGAAAAAAATTTGTCAATACTTTTTAAAAGAAGATTTAATACTTCCTCAAATTGCAACTTGGTGGTGTGGACAAAAAAAAGAACTTGATTTTGTTTTAGAACATTTTGACAAACTAATTATCAAAAAAATTGATATACCAAATAATATAAAAGTATATTTTGGAAGAAAATTATCTAAAGATGAGAAAAAAAATCTTATTAATCTTCTTATTCAAAACCCACATCAATATGTTGCTCAAGAAGAAATAGAATTCTCAACGGTACCTTACTATACAGAAGGAAAAATTGAACCACGAAATGCCGTGATTAGAACTTTTTGTTTAAAAAAAGATGAAGATTATTCTGTAATGAATGGTGGACTTGTAAGAATTTCAGAAAATAAAGAAAACTTACTTACTTCATCAAAAAGAAAAGGTGGAATTAGTAAAGATTTATGGATATTAGGAAAAGATGATATTCCTTTAAGTCAAATCAATTCACTAACTCACACGCCATATATTGAAACTTCAATTGATGAAATTTCTACATTAAAAGCTGAAAATCTTTTTTGGTTAGGAAGATATCTTTCTAGGTCTATTTCTACTTCTAGATTAATTTTACATATAATCAAGAAGATTACAAATTTCTATAGAAATGAAGTATTAACTTCAAATGAATCTCAAATAATATTACAAAATGCATTAACACATATGACAATGACTTATCCAGGTTTTATTAACGCTGATAATGAAAAAGTTCAAAATATTAATCCAATTAAAGAAATTACATCTGTAATTAAGGATATGTATAGAGCTGGTTCTTTAGCATCAACGGTAATGATGCTTGCAAATACTAATGTTAATATTAAAGATCTTTTAACATTAGAATCTTGGAAACTTTTTGAAGAAATGCAAAAAAGTTGGAATAAATTTATAAACAAAAAAAATGATTCATCTATGTCAATGGCAAGTGAACTTGATAAGTTTCTTATTTATATGATGGCGTATAAAGAACTAGTAAAAGAAAGTATCTTTAAAGAACAAGGTTTAATACTATACGATATTGGTTATAAAATTGAAGATTCATTACATCTGATTTCAAAAGCTAGGTCTATTTTATGTTTAAAACTTGATAAATCAATTGGATATGATGTTTTAGAAGGAATATTAACTTCATTAGGTAGCTTTAATGCTTATAGAGCACATTATAAAAGCTCATTAACATTAGAAAATGTTGTAGATTTTTTAATACTAAATCCACAATTTCCAAAATCTTTAACCTATATGACTGAAAATCTTCTAAAAGAGTTTAAGGAATTACCAAAGGCCAAAAAAGATTTTACTTCATACGAAAAAGCTATGTTAAAAGCACAAGAACTATTAAAATCAATGAATTTACAAACTTTAATGGAAATTAAAGAAGAAGAAGGAATATATGTGCAATTAGATAAGAAATTATCTTCGTTATCAGATTTATTTTTAGAGTGCTCGAATGAGTTTTCAAATACTTATTTTTCACATAATGACGAGTAA
- a CDS encoding alpha-E domain-containing protein gives MDQLLTANVATNMYWLGRYLERVETALYKIEKAFNMTIDVDKNAGVDLYKKFGVELEYTDSSDFLKEAIYGDHEANVMNITSNARESAIISRIYINNSAFGEIIELDALFKRKFNDTIPIDYKDLDHALSLIKEIWGETASRKKQKSSDYFFKLGRLIEELDICIRFSRDFEILKQIIEEINSIFEILNPELDLKIDSPKDESDIDINKIHSLVNELIVED, from the coding sequence ATGGATCAATTATTAACAGCAAATGTTGCTACAAATATGTATTGGCTTGGCCGATATTTAGAGCGTGTTGAAACAGCACTTTATAAAATAGAAAAAGCATTTAATATGACGATTGATGTTGATAAAAATGCTGGTGTAGATCTTTACAAAAAATTTGGTGTAGAATTAGAATATACTGATTCATCAGACTTTTTAAAAGAAGCTATATATGGTGATCATGAAGCTAATGTTATGAATATTACAAGTAATGCTAGAGAAAGTGCAATTATTAGTCGTATTTATATAAATAATTCTGCATTTGGTGAGATTATTGAATTAGATGCACTATTTAAAAGAAAATTTAATGATACTATTCCTATAGATTATAAAGATTTAGATCATGCACTTTCTTTAATAAAAGAAATTTGGGGTGAAACTGCTAGTAGAAAAAAACAAAAAAGTAGTGATTACTTTTTTAAACTTGGCAGACTTATTGAAGAATTAGATATTTGCATAAGATTCTCTAGAGATTTTGAAATACTAAAGCAAATTATCGAAGAGATTAATTCAATATTTGAAATTCTCAATCCAGAATTAGACTTAAAAATTGATTCTCCAAAAGATGAATCAGATATTGATATTAATAAAATTCATAGCTTAGTTAATGAATTAATAGTTGAAGATTAA
- a CDS encoding lysophospholipid acyltransferase family protein: MIDVQKEIEKKFPNINKKQDFLKKSLFKIAKRIVHEDSINKFLKENSHLKGLEFVDCVLDYFDFDYNVSSTDLQNIPSSGKVVIIANHPLGGLDALCLLRLISQVRSDVKIVANDFLVGFDALNNLLIPIDNYKIRQSKKDIKKIYEALKNEEAIIIFPAGEVSRASGKGIKDPSWSKGFLNFAQNSNSPILPIFLDAKNSKTFYTISLINKTFSTLLLSNEMFNKKSKRINIKIGEIIPNENIKPKGLDKKYLINLYKKHLYSLKKRKKSFFQTQSAIAHPQKRQDLINELKSSQLIGETNDGKKIYLYDYSDDSIVLKELGRLRELSFRKVGEGINKKRDTDKYDIYYQHIILWDENDLEIVGSYRIGNANFIFKNIGVKGFYSNTLFKYNEGLTPYLKNSIELGRSFVQPKYWGTRALDYLWYGIGAYLKKNPNIKYMFGPVSISASFPSIAKDMMIFYYSHYFKEPKQLVSPKLPYQYSNNINEIKGLFCLDDKKKDFKFLKSTLLGMGVSVPTLYKQYSEITEEGGVKFLGFNVDQDFADCVDGFILVNVNKIKNAPRKRYIDRE; encoded by the coding sequence ATGATAGATGTACAAAAAGAAATAGAAAAGAAGTTTCCAAATATAAACAAGAAACAAGACTTCTTAAAAAAATCTCTATTTAAAATTGCTAAAAGAATAGTCCATGAAGACTCTATAAACAAATTTTTAAAAGAAAACTCACATTTAAAAGGGCTTGAGTTTGTTGATTGCGTATTAGATTATTTCGATTTTGATTATAATGTTTCAAGTACAGATTTACAAAATATTCCAAGTTCAGGAAAAGTAGTGATTATTGCAAACCATCCTTTAGGAGGTTTAGATGCCCTTTGTTTACTAAGATTGATTTCTCAAGTAAGATCAGATGTAAAAATAGTAGCCAATGATTTTCTTGTAGGTTTTGATGCTTTAAATAATCTTTTAATTCCAATTGATAATTATAAAATTAGACAATCAAAAAAAGACATAAAAAAGATATATGAAGCTCTAAAAAATGAAGAAGCAATCATTATTTTTCCAGCAGGTGAAGTAAGTCGTGCTAGTGGAAAAGGAATAAAAGATCCTTCATGGAGTAAAGGCTTTTTAAATTTCGCACAAAATTCAAACTCTCCAATTCTACCAATATTTTTAGATGCAAAAAACTCTAAAACATTTTATACTATTTCTCTAATAAATAAAACTTTTTCAACACTCTTACTTTCAAATGAGATGTTTAATAAAAAGTCAAAAAGAATAAATATTAAAATTGGAGAAATTATTCCAAATGAAAATATTAAACCAAAAGGCTTAGATAAAAAATATTTAATTAATCTTTATAAAAAACATTTATACTCACTAAAAAAAAGAAAAAAGAGTTTTTTCCAAACACAAAGTGCAATTGCACATCCTCAAAAAAGACAAGATCTAATTAATGAATTAAAATCTTCTCAATTAATTGGAGAGACAAATGATGGGAAAAAAATATATCTATATGATTACTCAGATGATTCAATTGTATTAAAAGAACTAGGACGATTAAGAGAGCTATCTTTTAGGAAAGTTGGCGAAGGTATAAATAAAAAAAGAGATACTGATAAATATGATATATATTATCAACATATTATTCTTTGGGATGAGAATGACTTAGAAATTGTAGGTTCATATCGAATTGGTAATGCTAATTTTATCTTTAAGAATATTGGAGTAAAAGGTTTTTATTCAAATACTTTATTTAAATATAATGAAGGGTTAACTCCATATTTAAAAAACTCTATTGAACTTGGACGTAGTTTTGTTCAACCAAAATACTGGGGTACGAGAGCACTTGATTATTTATGGTATGGAATTGGAGCTTATTTAAAAAAGAATCCAAATATTAAGTATATGTTTGGTCCTGTAAGTATTAGTGCAAGTTTTCCAAGTATTGCAAAAGATATGATGATATTCTATTATTCACATTATTTCAAAGAGCCAAAACAATTAGTAAGTCCTAAACTTCCTTATCAATATTCAAATAATATAAATGAGATTAAAGGGCTATTTTGCTTAGATGATAAGAAAAAAGATTTTAAATTTTTAAAATCTACTCTTTTAGGGATGGGAGTTTCTGTTCCAACTTTATACAAACAATACAGTGAAATCACTGAAGAAGGTGGTGTAAAATTTTTAGGTTTTAATGTAGATCAAGATTTTGCAGATTGTGTTGATGGTTTTATTTTAGTAAATGTAAATAAAATTAAAAATGCTCCAAGAAAAAGATATATAGATAGAGAATAA
- a CDS encoding transglutaminase family protein produces MVYNIYHKTEFRYQDSVSFSHNIARLKPKSTNYQRVIDFTMQISPEVYDSKEFIDMFGNTNTYMLIREPHTSLSVIGKSKIELYPEQRREYIENIKKNSLTYGASIDRLSKFNIDDLHAKQYLFESDLIPRASLKIKEYALVSFQKNRDVFEATQEFMQRIFTDFKFVSGFSDITTPIEKIFEAKKGVCQDFAQFAISALRTIGLPAKYMSGYIETLPAKGEKKLFGADASHAWFSIYIPNAGWVEFDPTNNLIPTDQHILLGSGRDYNDISPLKGVVYSSGNSKLTVMVDVRKEEKELINIQTQQQNQQ; encoded by the coding sequence ATGGTTTATAATATTTATCATAAGACAGAATTTAGATATCAAGATAGTGTTTCTTTTAGTCATAATATTGCCAGACTTAAACCTAAAAGTACAAACTATCAAAGGGTAATCGACTTTACAATGCAGATATCACCTGAAGTTTACGATTCAAAAGAGTTTATTGATATGTTTGGAAATACAAATACTTACATGTTAATAAGAGAACCTCATACATCACTTAGTGTTATTGGAAAATCTAAAATAGAATTATATCCTGAACAAAGAAGAGAATATATTGAAAATATTAAAAAAAATAGCCTAACATATGGAGCTTCAATTGATCGTTTATCAAAGTTTAATATTGATGATTTACATGCAAAGCAATATCTATTTGAATCTGATTTAATTCCAAGAGCATCTTTAAAAATAAAAGAATATGCTTTAGTATCTTTTCAAAAAAATAGAGATGTTTTCGAAGCTACTCAAGAATTTATGCAACGTATTTTTACAGATTTTAAATTTGTTTCAGGCTTTAGTGATATAACTACACCCATTGAAAAAATCTTTGAAGCAAAAAAAGGGGTATGCCAAGATTTTGCACAATTTGCAATATCTGCACTAAGAACAATAGGCTTGCCTGCTAAATATATGAGTGGTTACATAGAAACATTACCAGCAAAGGGTGAGAAAAAACTTTTTGGAGCTGATGCTTCTCATGCATGGTTTAGTATATATATACCAAATGCAGGATGGGTAGAGTTTGATCCTACAAATAATCTTATTCCGACAGATCAACATATACTTTTAGGTTCAGGAAGAGATTACAATGATATTTCACCTTTAAAAGGTGTAGTATACAGTAGTGGAAATAGTAAATTAACAGTTATGGTTGATGTAAGAAAAGAAGAAAAAGAACTAATTAATATACAAACTCAACAACAAAATCAACAATAA